AGAACTTTCTCCATGCAAAAATTCAGTTATATATGTTTCCTTCCCCCTTTGAATTTCAGAACTCAAAATTTCGCTCCTTACCTGTTCAACAAACTCTCCAACGTAGTGTGTTGAGGATTTCTCTAATCGGGCAGCAGATGCAATTGCACCTTCATCGGAGATTAATTTTGAAGCCTGGCCATGAGAACTGTTGGTTTTGTCTCTGCCATATGCTTCAGGATGAACCACTACAGAACCATGTATGTTAGTTCCATGTAAAGTAGTTGATTCAAGTTGTAAACTTCCACTATTAGTATCATCAGTAGCAATCCCAGCCGTTGATCCCAGAGATAATATACCTACCTCTGATGAATATTGTGCAGGTCTTACCGGTGTCTCtgatttattcttatttctaCGCTCCACCGAAATGGCACCAGTATTTGCCGAGCTAGTGACTCTTACTTTGTTCGATTCATCGAAATCATTTCTAGAACTGCCCACATTCTCTTCTATCTtctcaaatttatttgtttcccTTCTTGACATCGACTCACCATCATTTTTGATTAACTGTTGGAACTTTCCCCTTAACTCCACTTGCCCACTTACTCGACCATATTGTTGCTGATGCTCTGTACTATCAACACTAGTGGTAGATATGTCTTCCCTCCTGACAttagtttcaaaattttgctGAGAAATGGAGGTTTTTCTAATGTCAATCTCTTGGACTTCTGATGCTTCAGAAATCTTACTAGAATTCCTACCATGCTCATCCTCCCTGGAACTACGCCCCTGATTTGAAGCAGCAACTTTAGCAGAGATCTCACCCTTTCTAGTGTATACTTTTTGAGAGCTAGTACTGTCTACAACATTTCCACTGCGGATATCCTGACTTCCAACAAATTGCTTATACTTCAGCATGTTTTCAGATTGCCTCAAAACTTCACCACCTCTTTGCCTAAGCTTTTGTTTCCTCTCTTCATCAAATTCCATGCTTTCAGTTGATTTTTCCTTCCTATCATCACGGCTGACATAGTTGGAAAATTTTTCATGGGTATGTTCATGAGAAATGGTAGATTTTGATTCCTTAATTGAGGTTTCTGTCCTTGACTCAATCTCTTCCACAGATATATCCGCAAGTCTTTTCTCTGATTTCTTTCTGAAGTCGCACTCAACAACACCTGATCCAGTATTGAATTCCTGTGACGAGCTCTTATTTTCCAAACTAGACCTGCGGTCTTCCCTGTAACCCTCACGCCACTGATCCTCTTCCCTGGTTTCCTGGGTAACTAGTTCATTATTCCTTGCATAACTCTTATGACCAGTTGACGAGTTAAGCTCAACTTCATCACTGCTGTCATATTCACCATTTGAAGAGAGCGAATAATATGAGGAACAACTCGATCCCTCTTTCCTCAACTTCTGCCTATGTTCCTCTCTCCTCAACAACTCTTCCTTCTCATCTCTCCTTGAACTACCTTTCCTCACCATCTGCATATGCTCCTCCCTCCTCAATAACTCTTCCTTCTCGTCTCTCCTTGAAATACCTTTCCTCACCTCCTGCATAtgcttctctctcctcaataACTCTTCTTTATCGTCTCTCCTTGAACTATCTTTTGCCACCACCTGCctattctctctcctcaagAACTCTTCCTTCTCTTCTGTCCTTGACCTAAGTTTCAAATTCTTCCTTCTCATCGATTCCCTATCTTGTTTATCTACAGATTTTTGGTTCGCTTTTCTCAACAAGGTCTCTCTCTCtgctttctctctttcttcccTTCGATTCTTCAACAAAGAGCCCTCATGTTCTTCCCTAAAcaattcttcttcattttcttcacattgAAACCTTTCCTTCCTCCTCCTACTATCATCCTTCCTCGAACTAACCATTGCCCCACTCCCACTCCCAGAAACACCCTGCTCGACTCTATCCTTCTTACTCCCACACTCCCTGCACACGCTAgcattctctcttttctccACCACTGGTTTCCTCACCAATCTCCGAGTCTCCTTCGTCTCAAGAAAACACTCCTCCCCAAAATCCTCAGACAACAGGCTAAGTATAGCCTCGGCCTTGTCGACACCCCCAAGATCATACCCCTCACTCCTCTCCTCAAACACGAAACATTTTCTTAATCCCCCTCTTTTCCTACCTACATTTCTTCTCTCCGTAAAGCTGCAAACTTTATCACGATAACCTATTCTATCAATATCACAAACTGGCAACCTAGcaaaataatcaaatccaTTCGAAATGGGTCGCCTGTAACGAGACCattggattaaagaggatTGCTTCAGTCCGTATAAGTTATAGCCATAATTGGGGCAAATTGGGACTGTATATGATGAAGTACAGCAGCAAGAGCAACAAGGCGTGGAGGATGAATAGGCAGAAGGGATTCGTCCATTTGAGCAGTGTGAGTGGTCAGTGGTGGTGAATGAAAGGGATCCTCTGGCTCTTAGTGAGATTGCTGAAGTCATGCCAGTGTTGAGCATTGCTCAAAAGAGACTAAGCGAGAGATAGAAGTACCTTGAAGAAGAGAGGAGTGAGGAGATGCGAAGATCCACAGCTGATCTGTTAGCAACGAATGACAGGAATTTAGGATGGATGAGCTCCTTCGATTTCCCTTTTTGTCATCTTTTCGCCATTTTTACACGACACATGGAATAATAGATATATGCCCCATTTTTTCAAATctaaattaaagattatactactccgtatttcatttttacattattgttTTAGGCAGATAAattttacttactttttatatatatatatatattttttatatttctaaaaatttgtgatagagctaaaataaaacacatgaACAGACGAGTagttttttattgttgaatgAATCtgattctttaattttcttcaaataattactccttccatcccagataatttatctcattttttcatttcggtccgtcctatataatttgtctcatttcactttttacatttttggtgaacctcatattccactaactcattcctacttacattttattataaaactaatatataaatgtaagatctacattccattaactttttcaactcacctttaattacatttcttaaaattcgtgtccgatcatattataaaactaatatataaaagtatgactcacattccattaacttttccaaactcatttttcattacatttcttaaaatccgtgtacagtcaaagtgagacgaattatctgggatgAAAGAAGCAGATAATATTGAGTTTTATCAATGTTATTGAATTTCATAGATAATTCTATCATCTTACTAATGCATAATCTCATTACTTGATTTTGGGATAATAGTAATACCCACACTTTAGTGTTgttgatataattaatttcgaTTAATGTA
The genomic region above belongs to Salvia hispanica cultivar TCC Black 2014 chromosome 3, UniMelb_Shisp_WGS_1.0, whole genome shotgun sequence and contains:
- the LOC125213165 gene encoding tRNA(adenine(34)) deaminase, chloroplastic, encoding MLNTGMTSAISLRARGSLSFTTTDHSHCSNGRIPSAYSSSTPCCSCCCTSSYTVPICPNYGYNLYGLKQSSLIQWSRYRRPISNGFDYFARLPVCDIDRIGYRDKVCSFTERRNVGRKRGGLRKCFVFEERSEGYDLGGVDKAEAILSLLSEDFGEECFLETKETRRLVRKPVVEKRENASVCRECGSKKDRVEQGVSGSGSGAMVSSRKDDSRRRKERFQCEENEEELFREEHEGSLLKNRREEREKAERETLLRKANQKSVDKQDRESMRRKNLKLRSRTEEKEEFLRRENRQVVAKDSSRRDDKEELLRREKHMQEVRKGISRRDEKEELLRREEHMQMVRKGSSRRDEKEELLRREEHRQKLRKEGSSCSSYYSLSSNGEYDSSDEVELNSSTGHKSYARNNELVTQETREEDQWREGYREDRRSSLENKSSSQEFNTGSGVVECDFRKKSEKRLADISVEEIESRTETSIKESKSTISHEHTHEKFSNYVSRDDRKEKSTESMEFDEERKQKLRQRGGEVLRQSENMLKYKQFVGSQDIRSGNVVDSTSSQKVYTRKGEISAKVAASNQGRSSREDEHGRNSSKISEASEVQEIDIRKTSISQQNFETNVRREDISTTSVDSTEHQQQYGRVSGQVELRGKFQQLIKNDGESMSRRETNKFEKIEENVGSSRNDFDESNKVRVTSSANTGAISVERRNKNKSETPVRPAQYSSEVGILSLGSTAGIATDDTNSGSLQLESTTLHGTNIHGSVVVHPEAYGRDKTNSSHGQASKLISDEGAIASAARLEKSSTHYVGEFVEQVRSEILSSEIQRGKETYITEFLHGESSGDPQLVEQGLVLDNQPSGTKGPSDEMWNVDEQSNPRPSKAEVPDNAIKESGVIVKRTGRSLWNSIGDIVRFRWLAHSESHDSGRKTSGRISPNQSMSSERWFSGHDAEENEEAVEEKEGGSSTPGLSGRHQHEKTGSQIDSSGLHQQGKLGSQTEKSFSSSTLEGYLGKAGTKDTSSSVTQQMSTLQASISLPTGGEISGETSSAAIIDPSIPLPALRLRRSPVVRGVPDGGEAHASGSGTSEQIDTGLVEQTEAVVDKSEVKQKKLQRKDQVVRDRFDDWEEAYRLEAEQRKMDEVFMREALLEAEKAADNWEVPVGAVLVHSGKIIARGCNLVEQLRDSTAHAEIICIREASNTLRTWRLSETTLYVTLEPCPMCAGAILQARIDTLVWGAPNKLLGADGSWIRLFPGDGGNSSESSEKPPAPAHPFHPKMSIRRGVLASECADAMQQFFKRRRKQEKKADAPKPPSRLPILSRHSNFMAKMHDTFSLMFCL